The following coding sequences are from one Pigmentibacter sp. JX0631 window:
- a CDS encoding type VI secretion system ImpA family N-terminal domain-containing protein, with the protein MNFVEKDKQLELANLDKLMAPISSALPCGEYLKRNSALIQIKELRTKLIQENDENQGIWVKKQTGSSNWGEIVTLSLDLLLNQTKDLNLVTYLLEAQFKIEGFVGLAKILSLFVQYCNVYWDDINPPIQDQNFELRAASFKALRNITLLGIKSYSFQIQNEQNLENITWSWFESQLSVGKNEGIQAKNKIIQIFQQKSDTEVKLINMALESILKNIEILENEFIPLLVLDEDDHVTFEDLSNLIQEIYSILNPIYLERLNSFENKNEKKSSSIIQEVNEINTINGEFGMTFLNSNSVNTIQEAYNAIEKANEFLLKNDPHSPSPYLIRRALEWRKKSLYSVLLELFSSTTKPQEIFSLLGLSHLDKSKK; encoded by the coding sequence ATGAATTTTGTCGAAAAAGATAAACAACTTGAATTAGCAAATTTAGATAAATTAATGGCTCCAATTTCTTCTGCTTTGCCTTGTGGAGAATATTTAAAAAGAAATTCTGCTCTTATTCAAATAAAAGAATTAAGAACTAAATTAATTCAAGAAAACGATGAAAATCAAGGAATCTGGGTAAAAAAACAAACAGGTTCATCGAATTGGGGTGAAATAGTAACATTATCTTTAGATTTATTACTTAATCAAACAAAAGATTTAAATTTAGTAACCTATTTATTAGAAGCTCAATTTAAAATTGAAGGATTTGTTGGTTTAGCGAAAATTCTTTCATTATTTGTTCAATATTGTAATGTTTATTGGGATGACATTAATCCGCCAATTCAAGATCAAAATTTTGAATTGAGGGCTGCTTCTTTTAAAGCATTAAGAAATATCACATTGCTTGGAATAAAAAGTTATTCATTTCAAATACAAAATGAACAAAATCTAGAAAATATTACTTGGTCTTGGTTTGAATCTCAGTTAAGTGTTGGAAAAAATGAAGGAATTCAAGCAAAAAATAAGATTATTCAAATTTTTCAGCAAAAGTCAGATACCGAAGTAAAATTAATAAATATGGCTTTAGAAAGTATTTTAAAAAATATTGAGATACTTGAAAATGAGTTTATTCCCTTATTAGTTCTTGATGAAGATGATCATGTTACTTTTGAGGACTTGAGCAATTTAATTCAAGAAATTTATAGTATTCTTAATCCAATATATTTAGAAAGACTAAATTCTTTTGAAAATAAAAATGAGAAAAAATCTTCTAGTATAATTCAAGAAGTAAATGAAATTAATACAATTAATGGAGAGTTTGGAATGACTTTTTTGAATTCAAATTCTGTAAACACCATTCAAGAAGCTTATAATGCAATTGAAAAAGCTAATGAGTTTTTATTAAAAAATGATCCTCACTCCCCTTCTCCTTATTTGATTAGAAGAGCCTTAGAATGGCGGAAAAAAAGTCTTTATAGTGTTTTGCTAGAATTATTTAGTTCAACAACAAAACCGCAAGAAATTTTTTCACTACTTGGGTTATCGCATTTAGATAAATCAAAAAAATAA
- a CDS encoding cache domain-containing protein: MKNKNIFLIIFWVAIFNLTFFESAKSQSTFTRIDVEEFVKNAVKFAKENGKDIALKEFMNPNGNFIKGSHKELYIYAYDYNGKVIAHGDKPKLVGINLLDLKDPSGNYPIRKLIKSLNSQDHWVEYSWFNPASKKVEKKLGYCLKVDETWWLGSGIYKTEEIKK; this comes from the coding sequence GTGAAAAATAAAAATATATTTTTAATAATTTTTTGGGTCGCAATTTTCAATTTAACATTTTTTGAATCAGCAAAAAGCCAAAGTACATTTACTAGAATTGATGTGGAAGAATTTGTAAAAAATGCAGTAAAGTTTGCAAAAGAAAATGGTAAAGATATAGCTTTAAAAGAATTTATGAATCCTAATGGAAATTTCATTAAAGGAAGTCACAAAGAACTTTATATTTATGCTTACGACTATAATGGTAAAGTTATTGCACATGGTGATAAACCCAAACTAGTTGGTATTAATTTACTTGATTTAAAAGATCCTTCAGGAAATTATCCAATACGAAAATTAATAAAATCATTAAACTCTCAAGATCATTGGGTTGAATATAGTTGGTTTAATCCTGCTTCAAAAAAAGTAGAAAAAAAACTAGGTTACTGTTTAAAGGTTGATGAAACTTGGTGGTTAGGTTCTGGTATTTATAAGACTGAAGAAATAAAAAAGTAA
- a CDS encoding contractile injection system protein, VgrG/Pvc8 family has product MTIFSSISEVSITKNSAIFFDSKIPENNRIVESFELDEDSISEIYNLKLVIKFPYKNFKEENLKTDILNKKIQIKIVYNKLSDEKNEKVKFLNGIIKEATFVAFTSEDFLLELKIVPPIFLTTQNNAYRSWNKTTAKNVISDVLNTYTKQELKFDFILTKPSDILTRKNIVQYGETDYQFICRLMHEEHLNFIHTQSEEGAKLIITDDLENKVFEIEKAIPVKIQLSHSILNKNINTFINNFFGYKHSLIDGTQQINTQYIDPRNIKNIFTANTKIEQDHINTLHTKAYHGKSDKLLTDTISTSYTKNELNRKNTLNNKVSFLHHLNFLSVGEIIEFVYKSNADKNSPLKLDKYIVAKLTHNFIKEPHLADGKKTSVYNYSVNVIAYPLTEKFIADYAPQIASLKTPSLTTGIIFGEKPEELISEIEESVQYVGVVLDWPKIAKADNSSSGSEKSMYVLARMSQFWASKNSGAIFNPQPGDEVLLGFLDNDIERPVIIRYFYNSVQIPPKLTTSEDPNGLIFRGIGLDSTLEKNLKFTFIDDSEKKGDEAKNSAEIILTKEGLIEKNSKNIKLNTTENIESKSTKNTVIEATENLQTKSTKNTMIEATENLQTKSTKNTVIEATENTTIKASKNLETTSNVAKVKASGGAEINEISIS; this is encoded by the coding sequence ATGACTATTTTTTCATCCATTAGTGAAGTAAGCATAACGAAAAATTCAGCAATTTTTTTTGATTCTAAAATTCCTGAAAACAATAGAATTGTAGAATCATTTGAACTTGATGAAGATTCGATATCAGAAATATATAACTTAAAATTAGTAATTAAATTTCCTTATAAAAATTTTAAAGAGGAAAATTTAAAGACTGATATTTTAAATAAAAAAATCCAAATAAAAATTGTCTACAATAAACTATCTGATGAAAAAAATGAAAAAGTAAAATTCTTAAATGGCATTATTAAGGAAGCTACTTTTGTTGCTTTTACATCTGAAGACTTTTTACTTGAATTAAAAATTGTTCCTCCGATCTTCTTAACAACTCAGAATAATGCTTATCGGAGCTGGAATAAAACTACAGCTAAAAATGTAATTTCTGATGTCTTAAATACTTATACTAAGCAAGAATTAAAATTTGATTTTATCTTAACTAAACCTAGTGATATATTAACTAGAAAAAATATAGTTCAGTATGGGGAAACTGATTATCAATTTATTTGTAGACTAATGCATGAAGAACATTTAAATTTTATTCATACTCAGTCTGAAGAAGGTGCTAAATTAATAATAACTGATGACTTAGAAAATAAAGTTTTTGAAATTGAAAAAGCGATACCAGTTAAAATTCAATTAAGCCATTCTATTTTAAATAAAAATATAAATACATTTATTAACAACTTTTTTGGCTATAAACATTCATTAATTGATGGTACTCAACAAATAAATACCCAATATATAGATCCTAGAAATATAAAAAATATATTCACTGCAAATACTAAAATAGAACAGGATCATATCAATACCTTACATACTAAGGCGTATCATGGAAAATCTGATAAATTACTTACAGATACTATTTCTACATCCTATACTAAAAATGAACTTAATCGAAAAAACACCTTGAATAATAAAGTTTCATTTTTGCATCATCTAAATTTTCTCTCTGTTGGAGAAATTATAGAATTTGTTTATAAATCAAATGCAGATAAAAATTCTCCGCTAAAGCTTGATAAATATATTGTTGCTAAACTGACACACAACTTTATTAAAGAACCACATCTTGCTGACGGTAAAAAAACTTCTGTTTATAATTATTCCGTTAATGTTATAGCTTATCCTCTTACAGAAAAATTTATTGCTGATTATGCGCCCCAAATTGCGAGTTTAAAAACACCTTCACTTACAACTGGCATTATTTTTGGAGAAAAACCAGAAGAGCTAATTAGTGAAATCGAAGAGTCTGTCCAATATGTTGGAGTTGTATTAGACTGGCCCAAAATCGCTAAAGCAGATAATTCATCGAGTGGATCTGAAAAATCTATGTATGTATTAGCCAGAATGAGTCAATTTTGGGCTTCAAAAAACTCTGGCGCAATTTTTAATCCCCAACCAGGTGATGAAGTTCTACTAGGCTTTCTTGATAACGATATAGAACGCCCTGTAATCATTAGATATTTTTACAATTCAGTACAAATACCGCCTAAGTTAACAACAAGCGAAGACCCAAATGGCTTAATTTTTAGAGGTATCGGTTTAGATTCTACTCTTGAAAAGAATCTTAAATTTACTTTCATTGATGATTCAGAAAAAAAAGGAGATGAAGCTAAAAATAGTGCTGAAATTATATTAACTAAAGAAGGTTTAATCGAGAAAAACTCTAAAAATATTAAGTTAAATACTACTGAAAATATAGAATCAAAATCAACAAAAAATACTGTGATTGAAGCTACTGAAAATTTACAAACGAAATCTACCAAAAACACGATGATTGAAGCTACTGAAAATTTGCAAACAAAATCTACTAAAAACACGGTGATTGAAGCTACTGAGAATACGACTATTAAAGCTAGTAAAAATTTAGAAACAACATCTAATGTAGCTAAAGTAAAAGCTTCTGGTGGTGCTGAAATTAATGAGATCTCTATTTCTTAA
- a CDS encoding DotU family type IV/VI secretion system protein produces MKSLDLSSIECLILTTEDAITYFSTKITDYNSKIRNIEDNDNISHDNNNQDFHLISSEIEEFISRKIDSLKKNKKYFGSEVLKYLNFALIAVVDEMMITQNWPGQNYWQEHSLESRLLFSNSAGDLFYDNCEKILLNRDYKTRELAYCYFLCLSAGFKGKYHNSSDFEKIEVIKTNLYQFYIESNSEIENRNMLGVLPTSNYEPSDNEFEIRNKKINYSLMLTNIFLFAVFLAFSIYIWVLNNNILTKSIQ; encoded by the coding sequence ATGAAAAGTTTAGATTTATCTTCAATAGAATGTTTAATTTTAACAACTGAAGATGCAATAACATATTTCAGTACAAAAATTACTGACTATAATTCAAAAATAAGAAATATTGAAGATAATGACAATATCTCTCATGATAATAACAACCAAGATTTTCATTTAATTTCTTCTGAAATAGAAGAATTTATTTCAAGAAAAATCGACTCTTTAAAGAAAAATAAAAAATATTTTGGTTCGGAAGTTTTAAAGTACTTAAACTTTGCTTTAATAGCCGTTGTAGACGAAATGATGATCACTCAAAATTGGCCAGGCCAAAACTATTGGCAAGAGCACAGTTTAGAAAGCAGACTGCTTTTTTCAAATTCGGCTGGTGACTTATTTTATGATAATTGTGAGAAAATTTTGTTGAACCGTGATTATAAAACAAGAGAATTGGCATACTGCTATTTTCTTTGTTTATCTGCTGGTTTTAAAGGTAAATATCATAATTCAAGCGATTTTGAAAAAATTGAAGTTATAAAAACAAATCTATACCAATTTTACATTGAAAGTAATTCTGAAATAGAAAATCGAAATATGCTTGGTGTTCTTCCAACATCAAACTATGAACCTAGTGACAATGAGTTTGAAATACGAAATAAGAAAATAAATTATTCCTTAATGTTAACAAATATCTTCCTCTTTGCTGTTTTTCTTGCTTTTTCTATTTACATTTGGGTTTTAAATAACAATATATTAACAAAAAGTATCCAGTAA
- the tssE gene encoding type VI secretion system baseplate subunit TssE has protein sequence MENLHKLFYSQASKKDFFFPIVRNISNILNTRSSLPLGDFLDTDIASMSVVNYGLPSFTHLSMTSERDIEILCLTVAKSIVAFEHRLSNVNVSFTSYDPLKKEAKIALSAVYVDEELVLNLLLKIALWEFIVHV, from the coding sequence ATGGAAAATTTACATAAGCTTTTTTATTCACAAGCAAGTAAAAAAGATTTTTTTTTTCCTATTGTAAGAAATATTAGTAATATTTTAAATACTAGAAGTTCTTTGCCATTAGGTGATTTCCTAGATACTGATATAGCTAGTATGAGTGTTGTAAATTATGGTTTACCAAGTTTCACCCATCTTTCAATGACATCAGAACGAGATATTGAGATCCTTTGTTTAACAGTAGCTAAATCTATAGTAGCTTTTGAACATCGTTTATCAAATGTGAATGTATCTTTTACTAGCTATGATCCTCTCAAAAAAGAGGCAAAAATTGCTTTAAGTGCTGTTTATGTAGATGAAGAATTGGTTTTAAATTTACTACTAAAAATTGCGCTTTGGGAGTTTATTGTCCATGTATAG
- a CDS encoding type VI secretion system baseplate subunit TssF, whose protein sequence is MYSKTSNQEFLRHYINIIDELRENGKVFSKQNPDLAPYLDLSYRKSNDPETERLIESFAYMFAQIEHKSVLALNDYAINFIEKLFPELISPVSALTVLKLTPELNAFKNTNQVLLPKNTKFSAFNQEKFECQFSSTQEMPLFPFRIESTSVVNFNQYQKFSSPHTKAFSIDFQLKKPLLEEKNKSISIPIYIDSDFYSSIFIYDALFSSKQNFLLYIDDNPTPISLARNLISPYIKFESQDKKNNMLYPFFDYLNYFQKYLFLNLNIKLNFSANSKMKVVIPFSYELPSLTKLGNQFLNVNCVPVANFFETKLEPIKCQKDKDEYQVRPMGNFDNQTELLSVQTIITYDAKTGDSFTLKNFHNDKNENSQISNPLGFENILWSVRRSFDNSTQDNGSLFIRIMSDIKDLNFGRWPDYLFPEGICTNGIMATSIKPYTEFKCRSREIKIKNSVSLFWPKYSRRPLKHFGNIEVLKLLYKLDQELMSKNMLNVFEFEKIAEYMTSLGNPIRSLIKQFLAKSVNIVQEESVSQQLWKKQVYYIPGITYKIIFNKKDNLPQGTYFILNFMNSYFEYIRDFNFFIHFEVEQV, encoded by the coding sequence ATGTATAGCAAAACAAGTAACCAAGAATTTTTACGGCATTATATTAATATAATTGATGAATTAAGAGAAAATGGAAAAGTTTTTTCTAAACAAAATCCAGATTTGGCACCTTATCTTGATCTTTCATATCGAAAAAGTAATGATCCAGAAACTGAAAGACTAATAGAGTCTTTTGCTTATATGTTTGCACAAATAGAACATAAATCAGTATTAGCGTTAAATGATTATGCCATAAATTTTATTGAAAAATTATTTCCTGAATTGATCTCTCCTGTTTCCGCTTTAACAGTATTAAAATTAACCCCAGAGCTCAACGCATTTAAAAATACAAATCAAGTATTGCTACCAAAAAATACAAAATTTAGTGCATTTAATCAAGAAAAATTTGAATGTCAGTTTTCCTCAACGCAAGAAATGCCTTTATTTCCATTTAGAATAGAATCAACAAGTGTTGTTAATTTTAATCAATATCAAAAATTTAGTTCTCCGCATACAAAGGCTTTTTCAATTGATTTTCAATTAAAAAAGCCGCTGCTTGAAGAAAAAAATAAATCCATTTCTATTCCTATTTATATTGATTCTGATTTTTATTCTTCAATTTTTATTTATGATGCTTTATTTTCTAGTAAACAAAATTTTTTACTCTATATTGATGATAATCCCACTCCAATTTCATTAGCCAGGAATTTGATATCACCTTATATAAAGTTTGAAAGTCAAGATAAAAAAAATAATATGTTATATCCTTTTTTTGACTATCTTAATTACTTTCAAAAGTATTTATTTTTAAATTTAAATATAAAATTAAATTTTAGTGCTAATTCTAAAATGAAAGTTGTTATTCCTTTTTCTTATGAGTTACCTTCACTAACTAAGTTGGGAAATCAATTTCTTAATGTAAATTGTGTACCTGTAGCAAATTTTTTCGAAACAAAACTTGAGCCTATAAAATGTCAAAAAGATAAAGACGAATATCAAGTTAGACCTATGGGAAATTTTGATAATCAAACAGAACTTTTATCCGTTCAAACAATAATTACTTATGATGCAAAAACAGGTGACTCATTTACTTTAAAAAATTTCCATAATGATAAAAATGAAAATTCACAAATTTCAAACCCTTTAGGGTTTGAAAATATTTTATGGTCTGTAAGAAGATCCTTTGATAATTCTACACAAGATAATGGTTCTTTATTTATAAGAATTATGAGCGATATAAAAGATCTAAACTTTGGCAGATGGCCTGATTATCTTTTTCCTGAAGGCATTTGCACGAATGGGATAATGGCAACATCAATAAAACCATACACAGAATTTAAATGTCGATCTCGAGAGATAAAAATAAAAAATTCAGTTTCACTTTTTTGGCCGAAATATTCAAGAAGACCTTTAAAGCACTTTGGAAATATAGAAGTTTTAAAATTGTTATATAAATTAGATCAAGAGCTTATGTCTAAAAATATGTTAAATGTGTTTGAATTTGAAAAAATTGCTGAGTATATGACAAGCTTAGGTAATCCTATCAGATCATTAATTAAGCAGTTTTTAGCAAAATCAGTAAATATCGTACAAGAAGAATCTGTTTCTCAACAGCTATGGAAAAAACAGGTTTATTACATTCCAGGTATAACTTACAAAATAATATTTAATAAAAAAGATAATCTTCCACAAGGTACTTACTTTATATTAAATTTTATGAATAGTTATTTTGAGTACATCCGTGATTTTAATTTTTTTATTCATTTTGAAGTAGAACAAGTATGA
- a CDS encoding transporter substrate-binding domain-containing protein, translating to MKFLIYLAFKLWLFSLLIFSFLIKKAYSSEPTVKLATSTWSPYTLEELPDSGLLGALIKEAYKKEKIKIEIIFLPSARAPIETKKEVYLGYFPTYDCELNDFQKSFPLGKSTMGFAKLAKNKWNWSKLADLSGKTIGNVRDRFFSKEFNSLIESKTISLEESNNDTTNLTKLLHARIDLAVIEKNIFEYLISINPEFKNQFVFETKNSINRNLYICFNKSNDGKKYLNIFNSGLAKIDKDNFIFQYIMLNY from the coding sequence ATGAAATTTTTAATATACCTAGCATTCAAATTATGGCTTTTCAGTTTATTAATATTTAGCTTCTTAATAAAAAAAGCTTATTCATCAGAACCTACGGTAAAATTAGCTACTTCTACCTGGTCTCCATATACTTTAGAAGAACTGCCAGATTCAGGGCTTTTAGGTGCTTTAATTAAAGAAGCTTACAAAAAAGAAAAAATAAAAATAGAAATTATTTTTTTACCTTCAGCAAGAGCCCCAATAGAAACAAAAAAAGAAGTATATTTAGGCTACTTTCCAACATATGATTGCGAACTAAATGATTTCCAAAAATCATTTCCTCTTGGAAAAAGTACTATGGGTTTTGCAAAATTAGCGAAAAATAAATGGAATTGGTCTAAATTAGCAGATTTATCTGGAAAAACAATCGGAAATGTTCGAGACAGATTTTTTTCTAAAGAATTTAATAGCCTTATTGAAAGTAAAACTATTTCACTTGAAGAATCAAATAATGATACTACAAATTTAACAAAATTATTGCATGCAAGAATTGATTTAGCAGTTATTGAAAAAAATATATTTGAGTATTTAATCTCAATCAATCCTGAATTTAAAAATCAATTTGTTTTTGAAACAAAAAATTCAATAAATCGAAATCTATACATATGTTTTAATAAATCGAATGATGGGAAAAAATATTTGAATATATTTAATTCTGGTTTAGCAAAAATTGATAAAGATAATTTTATTTTTCAATACATTATGCTAAATTATTAG
- a CDS encoding HAMP domain-containing sensor histidine kinase — protein sequence MEEQFVKSSSKLQKIYNPIKKSLKFSKSKTVYRSILFWISILYVIIGGLSFLTKKYRVDSFLDFNQEYLLNISLQQQKKLLQLVLSNMKIGTDDDLFSLSKEFFLSEDNFVYIFYDPLKNSLITPYGFDENQIIKTSNLKGILNDTEKSNNNELYSANNLGLNSLFPNYLFVSKVVKINVDKNLLVLIGSNKSNFKIMSNQLLAKMLHIDFIVIFVFFVLYLLITIFAIAPVFIFIKKFNLNNLNSSVFKFKNKFEFNHIRWLRVTLLKSLRKLEKFEAEKIQMLNSLIKHQNDISNGKIVSQIVHDLKSPISVFEELLHDKALINNEELYKRSNIALLKVYSLIENIRDPKKEKIINLKNDNFDFSKIISEVSWYAKKKEIKINCKPSCNTPVIYCDHIKLERCIQNLIRNAIFYCQSTCSIEWKLTESNELYIEVIDDGKGVSNEMLDKMFEWRITNNKLEGTGLGLSYVKFVVDIHQGRVSYFRRNNLTVFSLIIPNVLTYFSENTNKLNYTNSCKKIDKPICNKLMFIIENKDVLEKLKNIDWPENIEVDFTSHLEKSYDLLNCFCIYTDTSSDLIEKALSQGIAVVLHKGYYTDEKILKKVIQFMKK from the coding sequence ATGGAGGAGCAATTTGTTAAAAGTTCTAGCAAATTACAAAAAATTTATAATCCAATTAAAAAATCATTAAAATTTAGCAAATCTAAGACAGTTTACAGGTCTATATTATTTTGGATTTCTATCCTTTACGTTATTATTGGTGGATTAAGTTTTTTAACGAAAAAATATAGAGTTGATAGTTTTCTTGATTTTAATCAGGAATATTTGTTAAATATATCTTTGCAGCAACAAAAAAAATTACTTCAACTAGTACTAAGTAACATGAAAATAGGCACAGATGATGACTTATTTTCCCTATCAAAAGAATTTTTTTTAAGTGAAGATAATTTTGTTTATATTTTTTATGATCCTTTAAAAAATAGTCTTATAACTCCTTATGGTTTTGATGAGAATCAAATTATTAAAACAAGTAATTTAAAAGGAATTTTAAATGATACTGAAAAAAGTAATAATAATGAATTATATTCTGCAAATAATCTGGGTTTGAATAGTCTCTTTCCTAATTACTTATTTGTATCAAAAGTAGTTAAAATAAATGTAGATAAAAATTTACTTGTTTTAATTGGATCTAATAAATCAAATTTCAAAATAATGAGTAATCAATTACTAGCTAAAATGTTACATATTGATTTTATTGTTATTTTTGTTTTTTTTGTGTTGTATTTATTGATAACAATTTTTGCAATTGCTCCTGTTTTTATCTTTATTAAAAAATTTAATCTAAATAATTTAAATTCTTCAGTATTTAAATTTAAAAATAAATTTGAGTTTAACCATATACGTTGGCTAAGAGTAACTTTGCTAAAATCATTAAGAAAATTAGAAAAATTTGAAGCTGAAAAAATACAAATGTTGAATTCCTTAATAAAACACCAAAATGATATTAGCAATGGTAAAATTGTTTCGCAAATTGTTCATGATTTAAAAAGTCCTATTTCTGTTTTTGAAGAATTACTTCACGATAAGGCGTTAATTAATAATGAAGAACTCTATAAAAGATCTAATATCGCTTTACTAAAAGTCTATTCTTTAATAGAAAATATAAGGGATCCAAAAAAAGAAAAAATAATTAATTTAAAAAATGATAATTTTGATTTTTCTAAAATTATTTCTGAAGTAAGCTGGTATGCTAAAAAGAAGGAAATAAAAATAAATTGTAAACCTAGTTGTAATACTCCAGTAATTTATTGTGATCACATTAAATTAGAAAGATGTATACAAAATTTAATTAGAAATGCTATTTTTTATTGTCAAAGTACTTGCTCTATTGAATGGAAATTAACAGAAAGTAATGAATTATATATTGAAGTTATCGATGATGGTAAGGGTGTTTCTAATGAAATGCTTGACAAAATGTTTGAATGGAGAATTACAAATAATAAGTTGGAAGGTACGGGACTAGGTCTTAGTTATGTTAAATTTGTTGTAGATATTCATCAAGGAAGAGTTTCATACTTTAGAAGAAATAATTTAACTGTTTTTTCTTTGATAATTCCAAATGTTTTAACTTATTTTTCTGAAAATACTAATAAATTGAATTATACAAACAGTTGTAAAAAAATTGATAAACCAATTTGTAATAAATTAATGTTCATTATCGAAAATAAAGATGTTCTTGAAAAGTTAAAAAATATAGATTGGCCTGAAAATATAGAAGTGGATTTTACTTCACATCTAGAAAAATCTTATGATTTACTAAATTGTTTTTGTATTTATACTGATACTAGTTCAGATTTAATAGAAAAAGCTTTATCTCAAGGGATAGCAGTTGTATTGCATAAAGGCTATTACACTGATGAAAAAATATTAAAAAAAGTTATTCAATTTATGAAGAAATAA
- the tssK gene encoding type VI secretion system baseplate subunit TssK encodes MKSLKDIPDKVMWHDGMLLSPQHFQQAFNRVENIFQFSMNQNLYYPFGIINFRYEENTFTNGLLKIEELECIFQDGLEYYFNSFKDKFSLEFDLTKYKDLLIKKPLTLVVCVPKNEKNNYVLNSAFSRYKSVNIDAYSLDENTGEDEIYIPRLKPNVSLAFEHELVSNYLAIPIAKVYVENNFYKTELFTPPITKVTNTSEIWKICNSICMLLRYKIQDIMEDIHKFENDDFKSIFFSRKESLKNLKLCLPKFEAFVYSEQLHPFHLYLALYDVYSAITSSDIDELPKSLINYDHFNIMSCFQKLQQQIIEFLEREIPTGFKLSKISKVDKRFQTTIFTNENTVDNHTHIIIGFKKNYTVSHDNFSNWIKSAVICDEELYSTTIERKSLGMSRTIIEKYDSLIPKKSIYLVYIKLDGMKKDKINLIISSSVQENIQYQPQEVILYSRK; translated from the coding sequence ATGAAAAGTTTGAAAGATATTCCTGATAAAGTAATGTGGCATGATGGTATGTTACTTTCGCCTCAACATTTTCAGCAAGCATTTAATAGAGTAGAAAATATTTTTCAATTCTCAATGAATCAAAATTTATACTATCCATTTGGAATTATTAACTTCAGATATGAAGAAAATACCTTTACTAATGGTCTTTTAAAAATTGAAGAATTGGAATGTATTTTTCAAGATGGTTTAGAATATTACTTTAATTCTTTCAAAGATAAATTTTCGCTTGAATTTGATCTAACTAAATATAAAGATCTTCTTATTAAAAAACCTTTAACTTTAGTTGTTTGCGTACCTAAGAACGAAAAAAATAACTACGTATTAAACTCTGCATTTTCCCGTTATAAATCAGTTAATATTGATGCTTATTCTTTAGATGAAAATACCGGTGAAGACGAAATTTATATCCCAAGATTAAAACCTAATGTTTCTTTAGCATTTGAGCATGAATTAGTTTCAAATTATCTAGCTATTCCAATTGCAAAAGTATATGTGGAAAATAATTTTTATAAGACTGAATTATTTACTCCTCCCATTACTAAAGTAACTAATACTTCTGAAATATGGAAAATTTGTAACTCAATATGTATGCTTCTAAGATATAAAATTCAAGACATTATGGAAGATATCCATAAATTTGAAAATGATGATTTTAAAAGTATATTCTTTAGTAGAAAAGAATCTCTAAAAAATCTTAAGCTATGCTTACCTAAGTTCGAAGCATTTGTATATTCTGAACAACTTCATCCTTTTCATCTTTATTTAGCTTTATATGATGTTTATAGCGCAATTACTTCAAGTGATATTGATGAATTACCTAAATCTTTAATTAATTATGATCATTTTAATATCATGAGTTGTTTTCAAAAATTGCAGCAGCAAATCATCGAATTTTTAGAGCGTGAGATTCCTACTGGGTTCAAACTATCTAAAATATCTAAAGTTGATAAGCGCTTCCAAACAACGATTTTTACTAATGAAAATACTGTGGATAATCATACACATATTATCATAGGATTTAAAAAGAATTATACAGTTTCTCACGATAATTTTTCTAATTGGATAAAATCAGCAGTCATTTGTGATGAAGAGCTATACAGTACAACGATTGAAAGAAAATCTTTAGGTATGTCAAGAACTATTATTGAAAAATATGACTCTCTTATCCCTAAAAAAAGCATTTATTTAGTCTATATTAAGCTTGATGGAATGAAAAAAGATAAAATAAATTTAATTATTTCTTCTAGTGTTCAAGAAAATATACAATATCAACCCCAAGAAGTCATTTTATACTCTAGGAAATAA